A single genomic interval of Cucumis sativus cultivar 9930 chromosome 5, Cucumber_9930_V3, whole genome shotgun sequence harbors:
- the LOC101211461 gene encoding sucrose synthase 5-like isoform X2, translating into MASLVVNHHNGESIGDGIVEALKQNHNYMKRCFGKFVEKGNRSLKKKELMEEMELVIDDKIERNRVMEGVLGHMLTSTQVAIVIPPYVAFAIRPEPGCWEYVKVSSLDLSLQSLTSTEFLKLKEMIYDEEWANDENALEVDFGAIEFTTPRLSLPSSIGDGLSYTTKFLTSKLSGKSENLQPLVDYLLSLDYQGEKLMINETLSTASKLQMTLILADIFLSVLPPDTPYDDFHLKFKQWGFERGWGDCAGRVKETIRCLSEIFQAYDPIQMEKFFSRLPTIFNVVILSPHGYFGQAGVLGLPDTGGQVVYILDQVKAMEEELLLRIKQQGLNFKPQIIIITRLIPDAKGTKCNQEIEPVIGTTYSKIVRVPFKTENGTLHRWVSRFDIYPYLEKFAQDASDKILELMEAKPDLIIGNYTDGNLVASLMASRLGVTQGTIAHALEKTKYEDSDLKWKELDSKYHFSCQFTADILAMNATDFVIASTFQEIAGSKEKPGQYESHEAFTLPGLCRFVSGINVFDPKFNIAAPGADQSVYFPYTTKELRFASFQPAIEELLFSKVENDEHIGYLADRKKPIIFSMARLDVVKNITGLVEWFGKNEKLRNLVNLVVVGGFFDPSKSKDREEMAEIRKMHELIDKYQLKGQIRWIAAQTDRRRNGELYRCIADTKGAFVQPALYEAFGLTVIEAMNCGLPTFATNQGGPAEIIVDGVSGFQIDPNNGTESSQKIANFFEKCKNDPTYWNEISNHGLQRINECYTWKIYAKKVLNMGSTYSFWKQVNKNQKQAKDRYIQMFYNLLFKNLVKNVPIVVHEDSHPENPRLPQVSKRTQSRIQKFFGAP; encoded by the exons ATGGCTTCTTTGGTGGTAAATCATCATAACGGTGAGTCGATTGGTGATGGAATTGTAGAGGCATTGAAGCAAAACCATAATTATATGAAGAGATGCTTTGGTAAGTTTGTAGAGAAAGGGAATAGGAgcttgaagaagaaggaattaaTGGAGGAAATGGAGCTTGTTATAGATGATAAGATAGAAAGGAATAGGGTTATGGAGGGTGTCCTTGGTCATATGTTGACTTCAACTCAG GTGGCGATTGTGATTCCACCATATGTTGCATTTGCAATAAGACCAGAACCAGGATGTTGGGAATATGTTAAAGTTAGTTCTCTTGATCTTTCACTCCAATCTCTCACTTCAACtgaatttctcaaattgaaggAGATGATTTACGACGAAGAATG GGCAAATGATGAAAATGCTTTGGAAGTGGATTTCGGAGCAATTGAATTTACAACTCCTCGGTTAAGCCTTCCATCTTCAATTGGAGATGGACTTAGTTATACTACAAAGTTTCTCACCTCAAAGCTGAGTGGGAAGTCGGAGAATTTACAACCTCTTGTAGATTACTTGTTGTCCCTTGATTATCAAGGAGAg AAACTTATGATCAATGAAACTCTAAGCACAGCTTCCAAACTCCAAATGACATTAATTCTTGCTGATATTTTCCTCTCTGTTCTTCCTCCAGACACCCCATATGATGACTTCCATCTCAA ATTCAAGCAATGGGGATTTGAGAGAGGATGGGGAGATTGTGCTGGAAGAGTAAAGGAAACAATAAGATGTTTATCTGAAATATTCCAAGCCTATGATCCAATCCAAATGGAGAAGTTCTTCAGCAGGCTTCCTACTATTTTCAATGTTGTCATTTTGTCTCCTCATGGATACTTTGGCCAAGCTGGTGTTCTTGGTTTGCCCGACACCGGAGGTCAG GTTGTGTACATACTCGATCAAGTTAAAGCTATGGAAGAAGAACTTCTGCTCAGAATTAAGCAACAAGGCCTCAATTTCAAGCctcaaattattatt ATTACAAGACTTATTCCAGATGCGAAGGGGACTAAGTGCAACCAAGAAATAGAACCTGTCATTGGGACTACTTACTCCAAGATTGTTAGGGTGCCCTTCAAGACTGAAAATGGCACCCTTCATCGTTGGGTTTCTCGTTTCGACATTTATCCTTATCTCGAGAAATTTGCACAA GATGCGAGCGACAAAATATTAGAGCTCATGGAAGCAAAGCCAGATCTAATCATTGGAAACTACACAGATGGAAATCTTGTGGCATCTCTCATGGCCAGCAGATTAGGAGTAACCCAA GGAACTATTGCACATGCCTTGGAGAAGACAAAGTATGAAGATTCAGATCTTAAATGGAAGGAATTGGACTCCAAGTACCATTTTTCTTGTCAATTTACTGCTGATATTCTTGCTATGAATGCGACTGATTTTGTCATCGCAAGCACTTTCCAAGAGATTGCAGGAAG CAAAGAAAAGCCAGGCCAATATGAAAGCCACGAGGCATTTACGCTTCCAGGACTGTGTCGTTTCGTGTCGGGCATCAATGTGTTTGATCCTAAGTTCAACATTGCAGCACCAGGGGCTGATCAGTCTGTCTATTTTCCTTACACGACCAAAGAACTTCGATTTGCATCGTTTCAACCTGCCATTGAAGAACTTCTTTTTAGCAAAGTTGAGAACGATGAGCATAT AGGATATCTGGCCGATAGGAAAAAGCCGATCATCTTTTCAATGGCACGGCTTGATGTTGTCAAGAACATTACCGGGTTGGTCGAATGGTTTGGGAAGAATGAGAAGCTGAGAAATTTGGTGAATCTTGTTGTGGTTGGAGGATTTTTTGATCCTTCCAAATCAAAGGACAGAGAAGAAATGGCAGAGATAAGAAAGATGCATGAATTAATTGACAAATACCAACTCAAAGGTCAGATCAGGTGGATAGCAGCACAGACTGATCGCCGTCGTAATGGAGAACTCTACCGCTGCATTGCTGACACAAAAGGAGCCTTTGTGCAGCCTGCTCTCTATGAAGCTTTTGGTCTCACAGTCATTGAGGCAATGAATTGTGGTCTACCAACCTTTGCTACGAACCAAGGGGGTCCAGCTGAGATCATTGTTGATGGGGTCTCTGGCTTCCAAATTGATCCCAACAATGGCACTGAATCAAGCCAAAAGATTGCTAACTTTTTTGAGAAATGCAAGAATGATCCAACCTACTGGAACGAAATTTCGAATCACGGTCTTCAACGTATCAATGAATG TTACACATGGAAAATCTATGCAAAAAAGGTGCTAAATATGGGAAGCACTTACAGTTTTTGGAAGCAAGtgaacaaaaaccaaaagcaGGCAAAGGACAGATACATCCAAATGTTCTACAATCTACTTTTTAAGAACTTG GTGAAAAACGTGCCAATCGTGGTCCACGAAGATTCACATCCAGAAAATCCACGGTTACCACAAGT CTCGAAGCGCACCCAATCTCGGATTCAAAA GTTTTTTGGAGCACCATAA
- the LOC101211461 gene encoding sucrose synthase 5-like isoform X1, producing MASLVVNHHNGESIGDGIVEALKQNHNYMKRCFGKFVEKGNRSLKKKELMEEMELVIDDKIERNRVMEGVLGHMLTSTQVAIVIPPYVAFAIRPEPGCWEYVKVSSLDLSLQSLTSTEFLKLKEMIYDEEWANDENALEVDFGAIEFTTPRLSLPSSIGDGLSYTTKFLTSKLSGKSENLQPLVDYLLSLDYQGEKLMINETLSTASKLQMTLILADIFLSVLPPDTPYDDFHLKFKQWGFERGWGDCAGRVKETIRCLSEIFQAYDPIQMEKFFSRLPTIFNVVILSPHGYFGQAGVLGLPDTGGQVVYILDQVKAMEEELLLRIKQQGLNFKPQIIIITRLIPDAKGTKCNQEIEPVIGTTYSKIVRVPFKTENGTLHRWVSRFDIYPYLEKFAQDASDKILELMEAKPDLIIGNYTDGNLVASLMASRLGVTQGTIAHALEKTKYEDSDLKWKELDSKYHFSCQFTADILAMNATDFVIASTFQEIAGSKEKPGQYESHEAFTLPGLCRFVSGINVFDPKFNIAAPGADQSVYFPYTTKELRFASFQPAIEELLFSKVENDEHIGYLADRKKPIIFSMARLDVVKNITGLVEWFGKNEKLRNLVNLVVVGGFFDPSKSKDREEMAEIRKMHELIDKYQLKGQIRWIAAQTDRRRNGELYRCIADTKGAFVQPALYEAFGLTVIEAMNCGLPTFATNQGGPAEIIVDGVSGFQIDPNNGTESSQKIANFFEKCKNDPTYWNEISNHGLQRINECYTWKIYAKKVLNMGSTYSFWKQVNKNQKQAKDRYIQMFYNLLFKNLVKNVPIVVHEDSHPENPRLPQVSKRTQSRIQKLEYDFDIN from the exons ATGGCTTCTTTGGTGGTAAATCATCATAACGGTGAGTCGATTGGTGATGGAATTGTAGAGGCATTGAAGCAAAACCATAATTATATGAAGAGATGCTTTGGTAAGTTTGTAGAGAAAGGGAATAGGAgcttgaagaagaaggaattaaTGGAGGAAATGGAGCTTGTTATAGATGATAAGATAGAAAGGAATAGGGTTATGGAGGGTGTCCTTGGTCATATGTTGACTTCAACTCAG GTGGCGATTGTGATTCCACCATATGTTGCATTTGCAATAAGACCAGAACCAGGATGTTGGGAATATGTTAAAGTTAGTTCTCTTGATCTTTCACTCCAATCTCTCACTTCAACtgaatttctcaaattgaaggAGATGATTTACGACGAAGAATG GGCAAATGATGAAAATGCTTTGGAAGTGGATTTCGGAGCAATTGAATTTACAACTCCTCGGTTAAGCCTTCCATCTTCAATTGGAGATGGACTTAGTTATACTACAAAGTTTCTCACCTCAAAGCTGAGTGGGAAGTCGGAGAATTTACAACCTCTTGTAGATTACTTGTTGTCCCTTGATTATCAAGGAGAg AAACTTATGATCAATGAAACTCTAAGCACAGCTTCCAAACTCCAAATGACATTAATTCTTGCTGATATTTTCCTCTCTGTTCTTCCTCCAGACACCCCATATGATGACTTCCATCTCAA ATTCAAGCAATGGGGATTTGAGAGAGGATGGGGAGATTGTGCTGGAAGAGTAAAGGAAACAATAAGATGTTTATCTGAAATATTCCAAGCCTATGATCCAATCCAAATGGAGAAGTTCTTCAGCAGGCTTCCTACTATTTTCAATGTTGTCATTTTGTCTCCTCATGGATACTTTGGCCAAGCTGGTGTTCTTGGTTTGCCCGACACCGGAGGTCAG GTTGTGTACATACTCGATCAAGTTAAAGCTATGGAAGAAGAACTTCTGCTCAGAATTAAGCAACAAGGCCTCAATTTCAAGCctcaaattattatt ATTACAAGACTTATTCCAGATGCGAAGGGGACTAAGTGCAACCAAGAAATAGAACCTGTCATTGGGACTACTTACTCCAAGATTGTTAGGGTGCCCTTCAAGACTGAAAATGGCACCCTTCATCGTTGGGTTTCTCGTTTCGACATTTATCCTTATCTCGAGAAATTTGCACAA GATGCGAGCGACAAAATATTAGAGCTCATGGAAGCAAAGCCAGATCTAATCATTGGAAACTACACAGATGGAAATCTTGTGGCATCTCTCATGGCCAGCAGATTAGGAGTAACCCAA GGAACTATTGCACATGCCTTGGAGAAGACAAAGTATGAAGATTCAGATCTTAAATGGAAGGAATTGGACTCCAAGTACCATTTTTCTTGTCAATTTACTGCTGATATTCTTGCTATGAATGCGACTGATTTTGTCATCGCAAGCACTTTCCAAGAGATTGCAGGAAG CAAAGAAAAGCCAGGCCAATATGAAAGCCACGAGGCATTTACGCTTCCAGGACTGTGTCGTTTCGTGTCGGGCATCAATGTGTTTGATCCTAAGTTCAACATTGCAGCACCAGGGGCTGATCAGTCTGTCTATTTTCCTTACACGACCAAAGAACTTCGATTTGCATCGTTTCAACCTGCCATTGAAGAACTTCTTTTTAGCAAAGTTGAGAACGATGAGCATAT AGGATATCTGGCCGATAGGAAAAAGCCGATCATCTTTTCAATGGCACGGCTTGATGTTGTCAAGAACATTACCGGGTTGGTCGAATGGTTTGGGAAGAATGAGAAGCTGAGAAATTTGGTGAATCTTGTTGTGGTTGGAGGATTTTTTGATCCTTCCAAATCAAAGGACAGAGAAGAAATGGCAGAGATAAGAAAGATGCATGAATTAATTGACAAATACCAACTCAAAGGTCAGATCAGGTGGATAGCAGCACAGACTGATCGCCGTCGTAATGGAGAACTCTACCGCTGCATTGCTGACACAAAAGGAGCCTTTGTGCAGCCTGCTCTCTATGAAGCTTTTGGTCTCACAGTCATTGAGGCAATGAATTGTGGTCTACCAACCTTTGCTACGAACCAAGGGGGTCCAGCTGAGATCATTGTTGATGGGGTCTCTGGCTTCCAAATTGATCCCAACAATGGCACTGAATCAAGCCAAAAGATTGCTAACTTTTTTGAGAAATGCAAGAATGATCCAACCTACTGGAACGAAATTTCGAATCACGGTCTTCAACGTATCAATGAATG TTACACATGGAAAATCTATGCAAAAAAGGTGCTAAATATGGGAAGCACTTACAGTTTTTGGAAGCAAGtgaacaaaaaccaaaagcaGGCAAAGGACAGATACATCCAAATGTTCTACAATCTACTTTTTAAGAACTTG GTGAAAAACGTGCCAATCGTGGTCCACGAAGATTCACATCCAGAAAATCCACGGTTACCACAAGT CTCGAAGCGCACCCAATCTCGGATTCAAAA GCTTGAGTATGACTTCGACATCAACTAA
- the LOC101211461 gene encoding sucrose synthase 5-like: MASLVVNHHNGESIGDGIVEALKQNHNYMKRCFGKFVEKGNRSLKKKELMEEMELVIDDKIERNRVMEGVLGHMLTSTQVAIVIPPYVAFAIRPEPGCWEYVKVSSLDLSLQSLTSTEFLKLKEMIYDEEWANDENALEVDFGAIEFTTPRLSLPSSIGDGLSYTTKFLTSKLSGKSENLQPLVDYLLSLDYQGEKLMINETLSTASKLQMTLILADIFLSVLPPDTPYDDFHLKFKQWGFERGWGDCAGRVKETIRCLSEIFQAYDPIQMEKFFSRLPTIFNVVILSPHGYFGQAGVLGLPDTGGQVVYILDQVKAMEEELLLRIKQQGLNFKPQIIIITRLIPDAKGTKCNQEIEPVIGTTYSKIVRVPFKTENGTLHRWVSRFDIYPYLEKFAQDASDKILELMEAKPDLIIGNYTDGNLVASLMASRLGVTQGTIAHALEKTKYEDSDLKWKELDSKYHFSCQFTADILAMNATDFVIASTFQEIAGSKEKPGQYESHEAFTLPGLCRFVSGINVFDPKFNIAAPGADQSVYFPYTTKELRFASFQPAIEELLFSKVENDEHIGYLADRKKPIIFSMARLDVVKNITGLVEWFGKNEKLRNLVNLVVVGGFFDPSKSKDREEMAEIRKMHELIDKYQLKGQIRWIAAQTDRRRNGELYRCIADTKGAFVQPALYEAFGLTVIEAMNCGLPTFATNQGGPAEIIVDGVSGFQIDPNNGTESSQKIANFFEKCKNDPTYWNEISNHGLQRINECYTWKIYAKKVLNMGSTYSFWKQVNKNQKQAKDRYIQMFYNLLFKNLVKNVPIVVHEDSHPENPRLPQVSKRTQSRIQK, from the exons ATGGCTTCTTTGGTGGTAAATCATCATAACGGTGAGTCGATTGGTGATGGAATTGTAGAGGCATTGAAGCAAAACCATAATTATATGAAGAGATGCTTTGGTAAGTTTGTAGAGAAAGGGAATAGGAgcttgaagaagaaggaattaaTGGAGGAAATGGAGCTTGTTATAGATGATAAGATAGAAAGGAATAGGGTTATGGAGGGTGTCCTTGGTCATATGTTGACTTCAACTCAG GTGGCGATTGTGATTCCACCATATGTTGCATTTGCAATAAGACCAGAACCAGGATGTTGGGAATATGTTAAAGTTAGTTCTCTTGATCTTTCACTCCAATCTCTCACTTCAACtgaatttctcaaattgaaggAGATGATTTACGACGAAGAATG GGCAAATGATGAAAATGCTTTGGAAGTGGATTTCGGAGCAATTGAATTTACAACTCCTCGGTTAAGCCTTCCATCTTCAATTGGAGATGGACTTAGTTATACTACAAAGTTTCTCACCTCAAAGCTGAGTGGGAAGTCGGAGAATTTACAACCTCTTGTAGATTACTTGTTGTCCCTTGATTATCAAGGAGAg AAACTTATGATCAATGAAACTCTAAGCACAGCTTCCAAACTCCAAATGACATTAATTCTTGCTGATATTTTCCTCTCTGTTCTTCCTCCAGACACCCCATATGATGACTTCCATCTCAA ATTCAAGCAATGGGGATTTGAGAGAGGATGGGGAGATTGTGCTGGAAGAGTAAAGGAAACAATAAGATGTTTATCTGAAATATTCCAAGCCTATGATCCAATCCAAATGGAGAAGTTCTTCAGCAGGCTTCCTACTATTTTCAATGTTGTCATTTTGTCTCCTCATGGATACTTTGGCCAAGCTGGTGTTCTTGGTTTGCCCGACACCGGAGGTCAG GTTGTGTACATACTCGATCAAGTTAAAGCTATGGAAGAAGAACTTCTGCTCAGAATTAAGCAACAAGGCCTCAATTTCAAGCctcaaattattatt ATTACAAGACTTATTCCAGATGCGAAGGGGACTAAGTGCAACCAAGAAATAGAACCTGTCATTGGGACTACTTACTCCAAGATTGTTAGGGTGCCCTTCAAGACTGAAAATGGCACCCTTCATCGTTGGGTTTCTCGTTTCGACATTTATCCTTATCTCGAGAAATTTGCACAA GATGCGAGCGACAAAATATTAGAGCTCATGGAAGCAAAGCCAGATCTAATCATTGGAAACTACACAGATGGAAATCTTGTGGCATCTCTCATGGCCAGCAGATTAGGAGTAACCCAA GGAACTATTGCACATGCCTTGGAGAAGACAAAGTATGAAGATTCAGATCTTAAATGGAAGGAATTGGACTCCAAGTACCATTTTTCTTGTCAATTTACTGCTGATATTCTTGCTATGAATGCGACTGATTTTGTCATCGCAAGCACTTTCCAAGAGATTGCAGGAAG CAAAGAAAAGCCAGGCCAATATGAAAGCCACGAGGCATTTACGCTTCCAGGACTGTGTCGTTTCGTGTCGGGCATCAATGTGTTTGATCCTAAGTTCAACATTGCAGCACCAGGGGCTGATCAGTCTGTCTATTTTCCTTACACGACCAAAGAACTTCGATTTGCATCGTTTCAACCTGCCATTGAAGAACTTCTTTTTAGCAAAGTTGAGAACGATGAGCATAT AGGATATCTGGCCGATAGGAAAAAGCCGATCATCTTTTCAATGGCACGGCTTGATGTTGTCAAGAACATTACCGGGTTGGTCGAATGGTTTGGGAAGAATGAGAAGCTGAGAAATTTGGTGAATCTTGTTGTGGTTGGAGGATTTTTTGATCCTTCCAAATCAAAGGACAGAGAAGAAATGGCAGAGATAAGAAAGATGCATGAATTAATTGACAAATACCAACTCAAAGGTCAGATCAGGTGGATAGCAGCACAGACTGATCGCCGTCGTAATGGAGAACTCTACCGCTGCATTGCTGACACAAAAGGAGCCTTTGTGCAGCCTGCTCTCTATGAAGCTTTTGGTCTCACAGTCATTGAGGCAATGAATTGTGGTCTACCAACCTTTGCTACGAACCAAGGGGGTCCAGCTGAGATCATTGTTGATGGGGTCTCTGGCTTCCAAATTGATCCCAACAATGGCACTGAATCAAGCCAAAAGATTGCTAACTTTTTTGAGAAATGCAAGAATGATCCAACCTACTGGAACGAAATTTCGAATCACGGTCTTCAACGTATCAATGAATG TTACACATGGAAAATCTATGCAAAAAAGGTGCTAAATATGGGAAGCACTTACAGTTTTTGGAAGCAAGtgaacaaaaaccaaaagcaGGCAAAGGACAGATACATCCAAATGTTCTACAATCTACTTTTTAAGAACTTG GTGAAAAACGTGCCAATCGTGGTCCACGAAGATTCACATCCAGAAAATCCACGGTTACCACAAGT CTCGAAGCGCACCCAATCTCGGATTCAAAAGTAA